AAACCCGTGTGTTCATCCGGCCAGAACCATTTTAGCCTATATGGTTGATGGACTTCAAAATAAAAGCAGATCGATTTCATACACTTCCCTCCCATACAGCCCTTCTGAAATCAGATAATATAGATAGATTGTTCACAGATCTCTCATATCCGGTAATATTGGCTGTGTTCATATCCAGAAAAATATCACTTTGCTGGAGATATCCAAAAATATGTTTCAAATGTGCATTATCTAAAGCTTTGGCACGTTCTTTTAGTTCTTGCGCTATGATCTCAAGTTCCTTCAGGTAGAAATGTTGTGCATGATTCCCAAGCATGCCATCCATTCCGTAACGAGCTGCAGACTCGGTTTTCAGCGTGTTCAGCTTTACTTTGTCAAACCTTTTTACGGCATCTTCGGGTTTGATCATACTGATACCTTTTTCTTCCAGGCTTAGCGGCAGATCTGTCAGGAATTGGAACATTCCTCCTGCTTTGCTTTCGTTCCAGGGAATGGTACCATAGTCCAGGTAGAGGGTAACAACATCACCTTCAATGTGCTCTACCCATGAAGCGAACTTATCGGCTATCAGTGGAGATCCATCCCATGACCTGTCAGAGAAGCGCCTGCTGACATCTTCGCTAAGGTCTATATGCCTCAGAAGCGTGGGAATGTCATCAGAATATACGTTATTAGGCACATCTTCGCGGAGCAGATTTTTGGCTCCTTCTGCGATCATGCATTTCAAACCCAGCTTTTTGAGCAACCCTCCAATGTTTCCTGATATCAGCAACTCCGGGTTTACAAAAGTTGAGGGCACGATGCCAAACAGCTCCGATATCTTTTCCATGTGCATCCATACCTGCTCCTTAAAATCTGTGAGGTCAGGATAAAGAGCACTCAATGAATGATAATATGTGGATGCCGCAAATGCTACATTTCCGGTGTCGGCCAAATCTCTGAACGAATCCAGTACTCCCGGATCCCAGGAACACTGGTCCAAAAATGTCCCTGAAAGGTTCAGGGTGTAGGCAGCTCCATTGTCAATAGATCTTTCCAGTACCCTGTTAGTTCTGCCAATGTCGGCTGCCATACGCTGAAAATCAGTGAAGACCCGTTCCTGGTCAAAATAAGTAGTTATCTCAGGCCTACGATAACCTTCAGCAGACCAGTACCATTTCAAATGATAAGGCAGATGCAAGTCCACGCACACACAAACCGATTCCATGGTTAGATATACCCCCTCTCTTTACTTTAATCTATTGTAATTTTATAGCTTAAAACAACACTTTATATTTGAATCAGGCAAATATGTAACGATATTGTTTTATTGTTGTATACCAATAAAACTTTTGTATAATTTTCCAGTGGGGTCAATCATGTTTGAAAGAAAATGGTTAGTAATAGCAGGAGAAGAGGCGGGTCCGAAGTCAAATAAGATGGGTGGTATCTGGAACGTGATCGATGCCGAGGCGACTACTCTTGCCGCTCTTATGAGTTCAGGAGCCATCAAGGAGGATTTATTGCCCGGGATCATAGTTGCAGGTCCTTATTATGGTCACTCGGGTGTTGATTGGCATAAGAGTCTTAATCGTATAACGGACATGAGTGGCTTTGAGCCTTACGATGGGGATGATGAGTTAGCAGAAGCCCTGTCAGCCATGAAACAAAAAGGTATGGAAGTCGTCAGCGGTATTCGTCATTATAAAGGCATACCTATCATCTACCTGATGTTCAAGACAAATGATTTTTGCCGCATAATGTCCGAATATATGGGCACTAGCATGTGTCTTTCAGATAAGGTGAAGGGTGAAGCTTTTTCTTTCATAGGGCTTGATTCAATGAAATATGAGAACATGGGCAATGGACAGGAATATACTCATTATCTCAATCTATCCTATGCTATTTCCGAGTTCATACGGGAGCTGCTGACCATAAAGGCTAAGCGTGCAAAGGATTTCAGTGATCAGAAGATCTCAGAATTCGCCGCCTCTCTTATGCCCAGCATGCATGTATATCTGCACTGCCATGAATTTGGTGTGTTCTATGCTCTTGCAAGGCTGCATAAATTAGGTCTGTCTGTAAATTCCGTGGCCACTTATCATGCAACATTGCCGGGAAGGACTTCCGGACATCACTCGTTACAGAAGATACGGGATAACGATAGCAGCTGGGATCCACGAGTTCCTGAGAACATGGCAAAACTTGAATCCCTGTCTTCTTATGCTGATGTGGTAACTGCTGTAGGCGACTCTACACGCAAGGAAGTCAAACTCTTCTATGGGATAGACTCGATAGTTGTGCGCAACGGTATAGATGATAATGTAATGGGCGTTTCACTGGAAAAGAAGAAAAAATGTCGTGAAAAGATACAGAACTTCCTCTCTGAGAACATTCATAAGGTGTACGGAGGAATATCTATTCCTTCCAAGAGGATATTGCCTATATTTTCCATATCACGTATCGAGATAGAGAACAAGGGATATCCGGACCTGCTGGATTCTCTCATGCTTCTTGATCGAATGGTGAAGATGGAGATAACAGCCGGCCAGCAGGATGAGGATACACGCATCGTCTGTTTCATTATCGCTGCTCATGGGCCGAAGTCAAATGTACCTGACGGGTTCCCTATCAAACTTCCTGATGAGTTGCTGCAGGGTGAGGAGATGAGACTGCAGAGAATGATCAAGGAAAGAGAACTTGAACCCGGGCAGCTGATCACAGGAAGAAGGCATGTGGCAGCTGTATTGTATCCCCAGTGGATATCAGACCATGACGGTGGTCTTAACATGAACTCGGATGAACTGATGGCAGGATGCATTGCAGGTATTTTCCCAT
This DNA window, taken from Methanomethylovorans hollandica DSM 15978, encodes the following:
- a CDS encoding glycosyltransferase, giving the protein MFERKWLVIAGEEAGPKSNKMGGIWNVIDAEATTLAALMSSGAIKEDLLPGIIVAGPYYGHSGVDWHKSLNRITDMSGFEPYDGDDELAEALSAMKQKGMEVVSGIRHYKGIPIIYLMFKTNDFCRIMSEYMGTSMCLSDKVKGEAFSFIGLDSMKYENMGNGQEYTHYLNLSYAISEFIRELLTIKAKRAKDFSDQKISEFAASLMPSMHVYLHCHEFGVFYALARLHKLGLSVNSVATYHATLPGRTSGHHSLQKIRDNDSSWDPRVPENMAKLESLSSYADVVTAVGDSTRKEVKLFYGIDSIVVRNGIDDNVMGVSLEKKKKCREKIQNFLSENIHKVYGGISIPSKRILPIFSISRIEIENKGYPDLLDSLMLLDRMVKMEITAGQQDEDTRIVCFIIAAHGPKSNVPDGFPIKLPDELLQGEEMRLQRMIKERELEPGQLITGRRHVAAVLYPQWISDHDGGLNMNSDELMAGCIAGIFPSRYEPFLLTGLEAGKEATPSIVSKVCGFSDALASIKRLVMGMGGVIVVDNIDLPYNETVCDYALSMDYFLDTYIDDKVKYSLLCQEASLLAKEMNWLDPARKYYELLTGVCIVPEEEEN
- a CDS encoding alpha-amylase/alpha-mannosidase, whose product is MESVCVCVDLHLPYHLKWYWSAEGYRRPEITTYFDQERVFTDFQRMAADIGRTNRVLERSIDNGAAYTLNLSGTFLDQCSWDPGVLDSFRDLADTGNVAFAASTYYHSLSALYPDLTDFKEQVWMHMEKISELFGIVPSTFVNPELLISGNIGGLLKKLGLKCMIAEGAKNLLREDVPNNVYSDDIPTLLRHIDLSEDVSRRFSDRSWDGSPLIADKFASWVEHIEGDVVTLYLDYGTIPWNESKAGGMFQFLTDLPLSLEEKGISMIKPEDAVKRFDKVKLNTLKTESAARYGMDGMLGNHAQHFYLKELEIIAQELKERAKALDNAHLKHIFGYLQQSDIFLDMNTANITGYERSVNNLSILSDFRRAVWEGSV